Within Kineococcus endophyticus, the genomic segment TGGCCGCGTGAGCAGCTCCCTGGGACGTGGCCTGCGCGGTGGTCTGGCGGCCGGTGCCGTCGGGACCGCCGTCCTGAACGCCGTGACGTACGCCGACATGGCCTGGCGCGGCCGGGACGCGAGCACGATGCCCGCGGACGTCGTCGACGCGCTGGCCGAGCGGCTGGGCACCGAGGTCGGGGGGTCGCGCGGGGAACGCACCAACCGCCGGACGGCGCTCGCGGCCCTGACCGGCACCGCCGCCGGGCTGGGGGTGGGCGCACTCGTCGGGACGGCGCGCGCCGCCGGGCTGCGCTTGCCGCCCGTCGTCGGCGGTGTGGTCACTGGGGCGCTGGCCCTGGCCGCGACCGACGGACCCGCGCACGCGCTCGGCGTCACGGACGTGCGCGAGTGGACGGGGCAGGACTGGGTGGCCGACGCCGTGCCGCACCTCGCCTTCGGCCTCGCCGCCCACTCGACCCTCCGCCTGGTCGACCGGCGGCCAGAGGAGGGGTCCACTGCCGTCGTCGACCAGCCCACACGGGCGTCGGCGGGCCTGGTGGCGCGCAGCGCCCTGCTCGGAGTCGCCGCGGGGGGCCGCAGCTCCCTCGGCCTGGCGGGACCGGCGCTGACCGGCGGGAACACCGTCGCCAAGCTGGGCACCCTCGCCGCCGTCGGTGCCGAGGTCGTCGCGGACAAGAACCCGGCGACCCCGAGCCGGCTGACGGCCGCGGGGCTGCCCGCCCGCATCGCCTCGGGCGCCGGCGGAGCGCTCGCCCTCGCCAAGCGCGACCACCAGCGCGCGCTCGTCCCGGTCGTCGCGGGGGCCGTGGGCGCGCTGGCCGGCTCGCTCCTCGGGGCGGCGTGGCGTGCGGGGGCGGCGGAGGTCGTGCCGGACTGGCAGGCCGCGGTCGTCGAGGACGTCGCCAGCTTCACGCTGGCCGTGCTCGCCTCCCGCTAGGAGGGGCGGACCGCGCCGAACAGCCCGGGCATGGCCACACCGGCGACGCGCACGACGTCCCCGGTGTGCGGGGCGTGCAGGACCTTGCCGCCGCCCAGGTACAGCGCGACGTGGTGGATCGTCGACGGGTCCGAGCCGTTGGCGTAGAACACCAGGTCACCGGGCTGCAGCTGGTCCAGCGGCACCTTCGGCAGTCCCGCGTACTGCTGGCGGGACGTGCGCGGGATCGGCACGCCCGCCTGGGCGTAGGCCCACTGCGTCAGCCCGGAGCAGTCGAACGTCGTCGGCCCGGTCGCGCCCCAGACGTACGACATGCCCTCGCGGGTGTGCGCGGCGGCGATGGCACCCAGCGCGGCGGTCGAGGCGTTCGCCACGGCGTCGGCGACCCCCGCCGTGGAGTCGCCCGCGTCGGCGACCCCGGCGGCCGCGGCCTGCTGGGCCGCGGCGGCGAGGGCGGCCTGCCGGGCCTCTTCCTCCTCCTTCGCGACGGCGTCCCGCACCGCGGCGTCGGCCGCGTCGAGGAGCTGCTGCTGACGGGCCAGGGCCGTCGTGACCTCGGTCCTCGCCGCCTGCGCGGCCCGCTCGGCGGCGGTCTTGTCCCGCCGCACCTCCTGCAGGTGGGCCTCGGCCGCGGTCGCGTCGGTGCGGGCGGTGACGGCCCGGGTGAGGGTGGACTCGCCGTCGGCGACCACGGTCGCGGCGACGGCGGCGGACCGCGCGGCGCT encodes:
- a CDS encoding C40 family peptidase, which gives rise to MKNLGRVVAAGALALSLAAPVAGAHAEPRSRTLQTQADALRTSVQALQLQQSIATEAYDTAVDDTSRAISEEVRAQAALDAAQGTSSAAATAATRRVRSLYMAGPSLPAGLSSGLGLLTSGDLDQAASAARSAAVAATVVADGESTLTRAVTARTDATAAEAHLQEVRRDKTAAERAAQAARTEVTTALARQQQLLDAADAAVRDAVAKEEEEARQAALAAAAQQAAAAGVADAGDSTAGVADAVANASTAALGAIAAAHTREGMSYVWGATGPTTFDCSGLTQWAYAQAGVPIPRTSRQQYAGLPKVPLDQLQPGDLVFYANGSDPSTIHHVALYLGGGKVLHAPHTGDVVRVAGVAMPGLFGAVRPS